One genomic region from Lineus longissimus chromosome 6, tnLinLong1.2, whole genome shotgun sequence encodes:
- the LOC135489624 gene encoding uncharacterized protein LOC135489624, producing MSVSEKYDECDLTGSRPSPSVTTVDLNGTWHPQSAEGYDDMLKTIGYGAIQIKGALLCKETITQTNSSLEIVTSVKVIFITIASTSTYRFGVSAEEKDPKGNVWQSDMYYSGDCLVISGICEKKGYKNVQRRQIIGDEMIVTYEFTHPGGTITALRRLKKHH from the exons ATGAGTGTATCAGAGAAATACGATGAATGCGACTTGACTGGTTCACGTCCAAGCCCAAGTGTCACCACAGTCGATCTCAATGGGACCTGGCATCCCCAGTCAGCGGAGGGATATGATGACATGCTGAAAACTATAG GTTATGGTGCTATTCAAATAAAAGGTGCTTTATTATGCAAGGAAACCATCACCCAAACGAATTCAAGCCTTGAGATAGTCACATCCGTCAAGGTAATCTTCATCACAATCGCCAGTACATCCACGTACAGGTTTGGTGTAAGCGCAGAAGAGAAGGATCCGAAAGGGAATGTCTGGCAG TCGGATATGTATTATAGCGGCGACTGCCTTGTAATCAGTGGGATCTGCGAGAAGAAAGgatacaaaaatgtacaaagaCGGCAAATTATAGGCGATGAAATGATAGTT ACATACGAGTTTACCCATCCTGGTGGTACAATCACAGCCTTGCGACGTCTAAAGAAACATCACTGA
- the LOC135489622 gene encoding uncharacterized protein LOC135489622 isoform X1: MKGRLKGLYRLYETGDRTSFISQERPELKAQKIKHLKMVADLTGTWHPVVVEGYEEMLKTIGFGGLKLKGGLIADEVIKQTEAEIQIATGVTIMFIFLSKTQTIKINGTVDETDPLGNTWKVTAKWDGDELDIIAECADKGFRNAGRRSIEDGDMVVKYVFTHPNGTINAIRRLKKKA, encoded by the exons ATGAAAGGAAGACTCAAAGGATTGTATCGACTGTATGAGACTGGTGACAGAACAAGCTTTATTTCTCAGGAAAGGCCAGAATTAAAAG CTCAGAAGATAAAGCATTTGAAAATGGTGGCTGACCTCACGGGAACGTGGCATCCAGTGGTTGTCGAAGGATATGAGGAAATGCTGAAAACTATAG GGTTCGGTGGCCTGAAGTTAAAGGGAGGTTTGATAGCTGATGAGGTGATCAAACAGACGGAGGCAGAGATACAAATAGCCACCGGGGTCACTATCATGTTTATATTCCTTTCTAAGACTCAaaccattaaaataaatggaacGGTGGACGAAACGGACCCGTTAGGAAATACTTGGAAG GTGACTGCTAAATGGGATGGTGATGAGCTCGACATTATAGCCGAATGTGCAGACAAGGGCTTCCGAAATGCTGGTCGGAGAAGTATAGAAGACGGAGACATGGTAGTT AAATATGTTTTTACTCACCCTAATGGAACAATCAATGCAATCAGACGGCTTAAGAAGAAAGCATAG
- the LOC135489622 gene encoding uncharacterized protein LOC135489622 isoform X2, with the protein MVADLTGTWHPVVVEGYEEMLKTIGFGGLKLKGGLIADEVIKQTEAEIQIATGVTIMFIFLSKTQTIKINGTVDETDPLGNTWKVTAKWDGDELDIIAECADKGFRNAGRRSIEDGDMVVKYVFTHPNGTINAIRRLKKKA; encoded by the exons ATGGTGGCTGACCTCACGGGAACGTGGCATCCAGTGGTTGTCGAAGGATATGAGGAAATGCTGAAAACTATAG GGTTCGGTGGCCTGAAGTTAAAGGGAGGTTTGATAGCTGATGAGGTGATCAAACAGACGGAGGCAGAGATACAAATAGCCACCGGGGTCACTATCATGTTTATATTCCTTTCTAAGACTCAaaccattaaaataaatggaacGGTGGACGAAACGGACCCGTTAGGAAATACTTGGAAG GTGACTGCTAAATGGGATGGTGATGAGCTCGACATTATAGCCGAATGTGCAGACAAGGGCTTCCGAAATGCTGGTCGGAGAAGTATAGAAGACGGAGACATGGTAGTT AAATATGTTTTTACTCACCCTAATGGAACAATCAATGCAATCAGACGGCTTAAGAAGAAAGCATAG
- the LOC135489599 gene encoding cholinesterase 2-like isoform X1, giving the protein MDMEVGEEEGEPPADTDSLQPRITPSPTKVKPRLSILTVVIIMKLAFVGLAIGMAVYLAGFHDMGKWYYATNASSISQSDCLSYEICRTSPCVRTLSGCVRGNHLRGWKDTEVNEYAGIPFAAPPVGDLRLADPMEVASWTNLLNATQFRPSCMFTKDTYFPASYWPAEMWNPPGRQSEDCLQLNIWTPGNKNNLTVMVWIFGGGFYNGATTLDVYNGSMLAAANDVVVVSISYRTAVLGFLSTGDGQVKGNFGLEDQLLGLKWIKKNIHKFGGDPESITLFGESAGAASVGYHMLSSKSKGLFSRAILESATPLAPWAFMSQKQAKKRANFYLKRVNCSYSDGARILRCLRTLSVNDLLGGFRDYIVTNTIRFPWVPTVDGSFLEDSPISLIRAGRYNTMADIMIGYNKNEASYWQLYSFYGQLKETRDSNPITLSQFESDVRSITKDLPSSIQTSLIEDYSNGSENNGNLLLEDLDTLEGDRAFKCSVLDFSDSLSNTGGTNVYLYDFQYRASNEVWPQWIGVYHGAEIQWIFGLPLSEEYSQKLLSYGIQNYSEEEKIFSIQVMKKLSEFAKTGQMDSSWPEYTSDTRECMYIGPNRTFSIRTVRQQMVDRCHRWAQYEQQSTCCDLA; this is encoded by the exons ATGGACATGGAGGTCGGGGAGGAGGAG GGTGAACCCCCTGCTGATACAGATTCACTTCAGCCACGAATAACCCCCAGCCCAACCAAAGTAAAGCCACGATTGAGCATCCTGACAGTGGTCATTATCATGAAGTTAGCTTTCGTAGGTCTTGCCATCGGTATGGCGGTCTACTTGGCAG GATTTCACGACATGGGCAAGTGGTACTATGCGACAAATGCCAGTTCCATATCACAATCAG ATTGTCTCAGCTATGAAATCTGCCGGACCAGCCCCTGTGTGCGCACTCTCTCAGGATGTGTCAGAGGAAACCATCTACGAGGATGGAAGGACACAGAAGTCAATGAATACGCTGGTATACCATTTGCTGCACCTCCAGTCGGCGACCTACGATTAGCAGACCCTATGGAGGTCGCATCGTGGA CCAACCTCCTGAATGCGACTCAATTCAGGCCAAGCTGTATGTTCACCAAAGACACATATTTCCCCGCATCATATTGGCCGGCAGAGATGTGGAATCCCCCAGGTAGACAGAGTGAGGATTGCTTACAACTTAATATCTGGACTCCGGGCAACAAGAACAATCTCACAGTTATG GTTTGGATATTTGGTGGTGGTTTCTACAATGGCGCCACTACTTTGGATGTTTATAACGGATCCATGTTGGCAGCCGCAAACGATGTCGTGGTTGTTTCCATAAGTTACAGGACGGCGGTTCTTGGATTTTTGTCAACAGGCGACGGTCAAGTTAAAG GCAACTTTGGCCTCGAAGATCAATTACTCGGCCTAAAATGGATCAAGAAGAACATTCACAAGTTCGGTGGAGACCCTGAGAGCATTACTCTATTCGGTGAAAGCGCTGGGGCTGCCAGTGTTGGCTATCACATGCTATCAAGCAAAAGCAAGGGCCTCTTTAGCCGGGCGATATTGGAGAGTGCTACACCACTCGCTCCCTGGGCCTTCATGAGTCAGAAACAGGCGAAGAAACGGGCGAACTTCTATCTGAAGCGAGTGAATTGTTCTTATAGTGATGGTGCTCGGATTCTCAGGTGTTTGCG GACTCTCTCAGTTAACGATCTACTGGGTGGATTTAGAGATTACATAGTAACTAACACAATTCGGTTCCCATGGGTACCAACGGTCGACGGGTCATTTCTCGAGGATTCTCCTATCTCATTGATTCGCGCGGGACGATATAACACAATGGCCGACATTATGATCGGCTACAATAAAAACGAAGCCTCCTATTGGCAGCTTTATTCATTTTACGGACAACTTAAGGAAACTAGAGATTCTAATCCAATCACTTTGTCTCAGTTTGAAAGTGATGTGCGGAGTATAACCAAAGATTTACCTAGTTCCATACAAACTAGTCTTATTGAGGATTACTCAAACGGAAGTGAAAATAATGGCAATTTACTTTTAGAGGATCTAGATACACTGGAAGGTGATCGAGCATTTAAGTGTTCAGTGCTAGACTTTTCTGATTCTTTATCAAATACGGGTGGAACTAATGTATATCTTTATGACTTTCAATACCGGGCTTCCAACGAAGTTTGGCCTCAGTGGATAGGCGTCTACCATGGGGCAGAAATTCAG TGGATATTCGGTTTACCACTCAGTGAAGAATACAGTCAAAAACTTCTTTCATATGGTATACAAAATTATTCTGAAGAGGAGAAGATATTCTCCATACAAGTCATGAAGAAGCTGTCCGAATTCGCCAAGACTGG acaAATGGATTCTTCTTGGCCAGAATACACATCGGATACGCGTGAATGCATGTACATTGGACCAAATAGAACATTTTCCATTCGGACAGTCAGGCAGCAGATGGTCGACCGATGCCACAGATGGGCACAATATGAACAGCAGTCAACTTGTTGCGATTTAGCTTGA
- the LOC135489599 gene encoding cholinesterase 2-like isoform X2: MKLAFVGLAIGMAVYLAGFHDMGKWYYATNASSISQSDCLSYEICRTSPCVRTLSGCVRGNHLRGWKDTEVNEYAGIPFAAPPVGDLRLADPMEVASWTNLLNATQFRPSCMFTKDTYFPASYWPAEMWNPPGRQSEDCLQLNIWTPGNKNNLTVMVWIFGGGFYNGATTLDVYNGSMLAAANDVVVVSISYRTAVLGFLSTGDGQVKGNFGLEDQLLGLKWIKKNIHKFGGDPESITLFGESAGAASVGYHMLSSKSKGLFSRAILESATPLAPWAFMSQKQAKKRANFYLKRVNCSYSDGARILRCLRTLSVNDLLGGFRDYIVTNTIRFPWVPTVDGSFLEDSPISLIRAGRYNTMADIMIGYNKNEASYWQLYSFYGQLKETRDSNPITLSQFESDVRSITKDLPSSIQTSLIEDYSNGSENNGNLLLEDLDTLEGDRAFKCSVLDFSDSLSNTGGTNVYLYDFQYRASNEVWPQWIGVYHGAEIQWIFGLPLSEEYSQKLLSYGIQNYSEEEKIFSIQVMKKLSEFAKTGQMDSSWPEYTSDTRECMYIGPNRTFSIRTVRQQMVDRCHRWAQYEQQSTCCDLA, translated from the exons ATGAAGTTAGCTTTCGTAGGTCTTGCCATCGGTATGGCGGTCTACTTGGCAG GATTTCACGACATGGGCAAGTGGTACTATGCGACAAATGCCAGTTCCATATCACAATCAG ATTGTCTCAGCTATGAAATCTGCCGGACCAGCCCCTGTGTGCGCACTCTCTCAGGATGTGTCAGAGGAAACCATCTACGAGGATGGAAGGACACAGAAGTCAATGAATACGCTGGTATACCATTTGCTGCACCTCCAGTCGGCGACCTACGATTAGCAGACCCTATGGAGGTCGCATCGTGGA CCAACCTCCTGAATGCGACTCAATTCAGGCCAAGCTGTATGTTCACCAAAGACACATATTTCCCCGCATCATATTGGCCGGCAGAGATGTGGAATCCCCCAGGTAGACAGAGTGAGGATTGCTTACAACTTAATATCTGGACTCCGGGCAACAAGAACAATCTCACAGTTATG GTTTGGATATTTGGTGGTGGTTTCTACAATGGCGCCACTACTTTGGATGTTTATAACGGATCCATGTTGGCAGCCGCAAACGATGTCGTGGTTGTTTCCATAAGTTACAGGACGGCGGTTCTTGGATTTTTGTCAACAGGCGACGGTCAAGTTAAAG GCAACTTTGGCCTCGAAGATCAATTACTCGGCCTAAAATGGATCAAGAAGAACATTCACAAGTTCGGTGGAGACCCTGAGAGCATTACTCTATTCGGTGAAAGCGCTGGGGCTGCCAGTGTTGGCTATCACATGCTATCAAGCAAAAGCAAGGGCCTCTTTAGCCGGGCGATATTGGAGAGTGCTACACCACTCGCTCCCTGGGCCTTCATGAGTCAGAAACAGGCGAAGAAACGGGCGAACTTCTATCTGAAGCGAGTGAATTGTTCTTATAGTGATGGTGCTCGGATTCTCAGGTGTTTGCG GACTCTCTCAGTTAACGATCTACTGGGTGGATTTAGAGATTACATAGTAACTAACACAATTCGGTTCCCATGGGTACCAACGGTCGACGGGTCATTTCTCGAGGATTCTCCTATCTCATTGATTCGCGCGGGACGATATAACACAATGGCCGACATTATGATCGGCTACAATAAAAACGAAGCCTCCTATTGGCAGCTTTATTCATTTTACGGACAACTTAAGGAAACTAGAGATTCTAATCCAATCACTTTGTCTCAGTTTGAAAGTGATGTGCGGAGTATAACCAAAGATTTACCTAGTTCCATACAAACTAGTCTTATTGAGGATTACTCAAACGGAAGTGAAAATAATGGCAATTTACTTTTAGAGGATCTAGATACACTGGAAGGTGATCGAGCATTTAAGTGTTCAGTGCTAGACTTTTCTGATTCTTTATCAAATACGGGTGGAACTAATGTATATCTTTATGACTTTCAATACCGGGCTTCCAACGAAGTTTGGCCTCAGTGGATAGGCGTCTACCATGGGGCAGAAATTCAG TGGATATTCGGTTTACCACTCAGTGAAGAATACAGTCAAAAACTTCTTTCATATGGTATACAAAATTATTCTGAAGAGGAGAAGATATTCTCCATACAAGTCATGAAGAAGCTGTCCGAATTCGCCAAGACTGG acaAATGGATTCTTCTTGGCCAGAATACACATCGGATACGCGTGAATGCATGTACATTGGACCAAATAGAACATTTTCCATTCGGACAGTCAGGCAGCAGATGGTCGACCGATGCCACAGATGGGCACAATATGAACAGCAGTCAACTTGTTGCGATTTAGCTTGA
- the LOC135489623 gene encoding peptidoglycan-recognition protein LF-like, producing the protein MAVVKRHDWCARPPDQTRYLKLPVKNVFLHRTDTEPCFNLTNGLLSMKRIQNQHMDNESMKDIRFNFVIAEDGIIYEGCGWRIGAHTAGFDDVSVGIAIMGNSFMCRLPKQKALDAVKFLIDHGVGAGKIDPDYRLYAHKDTMSSGSECPGEALIRHIRTWDKYDDKKPMRESIESV; encoded by the exons ATGG CTGTGGTGAAGCGTCATGACTGGTGTGCCCGCCCACCAGATCAGACAAGGTACTTGAAGTTACCCGTCAAGAATGTGTTCCTCCACAGGACGGACACGGAACCGTGCTTTAACTTAACAAATGGTCTACTCTCCATGAAGAGGATACAGAACCAACACATGGATAATGAAT CGATGAAAGACATACGATTCAACTTCGTGATTGCTGAGGATGGGATCATATATGAAGGGTGTGGTTGGAGAATCGGCGCCCATACTGCGGGATTCGACGACGTATCTGTCGGTATCGCTATTATGGGGAACAGCTTTATGTGTAG ACTACCAAAGCAGAAAGCCCTAGACGCTGTAAAATTCTTAATTGACCATGGGGTTGGAGCTGGAAAGATCGACCCCGACTACCGGCTGTACGCTCACAAGGACACCATGTCGTCAGGCTCCGAATGCCCTGGGGAGGCTCTCATCAGACACATCAGGACCTGGGACAAATATGATGATAAGAAACCGATGAGAGAGAGCATAGAAAGCGTCTAG